gctaatcagtgactatcagtgtgagattaagtaccatccggggaaggctaatatagttgctgatgctttgagccggaagtcacacttggaagatgaagccgagccgtcagaattggattcgttgctttgtgggatgagaaggctccttatagagagttcgcagcaagaagaggttttatcttcagttcttgatattcgggtaactgattttgaagaattgaagactctccaaaggaaggatccgaagctgctgaacatcagaaaaagagtcagaaaatctcgagggccgttgcattatagcatggataatgatgggatacttcggttctgagatccagagtggtccccaaggactcagatttcaaagaacggatcatggtagaagctcatgcagccccttattcagttcatcccggcagtacaaagatgtatcgggacttgaagaaaaattactggtggatggaatgaagaaggatattgccttgtatgttgagaaatgccacacatgccggtaagtgaaggccgagcatcaaagacctgcaggtatgctccaacccctccctattcctgagtggaaatgggatgacatcacgatggactttgtagtgggtttgccgagaacgcctagtgggaaaaattctgtttgggtaattgttgaccggttaacgaagagtgctcattttctgcctgttaataacaccgactctttgggtaagctaacccgcttgtatgtcaaggagatagtgcggctgcacggcataccaaagagtatagtgtcggatcgagacccgaggttcacgtcgcagttctggaagagtttgcaggcagctttgggtactaagttgaagttcagtactgcatatcacccgcagacaaacggccagtcagagcgcacaattcagacccttgaagacatgttgcgagcatgtgtcatggattttcaagggagttgggaaaaccatttaccgctcatcgagtttgcatataataacagcttacatgcgaccattcagatggctccctacgaagctctttatgggagaaagtgcaggtcgcccttgtgctgggatgaagtcggggagagtaggataattggacccgaaataattcaagaaatgcaaagccaagtccggatcatcagagataaaatggcggcagctcagagtcgccagaaaagctgtgctgataccaggaggagagagttgtcttttgaagttggtgattgggtttatctcaaagtctctcccatgagaggtgttaagcgttttggtaagaagaggaagctagatccgaggtatgtcggcccttttcagattctggagaaggtagggtccgtcgcctatagagttgctttgccagattattttggggatgttcatgatgtcttccacgtatcatccctgaagaagagttttggacagcaagagccacgctttgtcgacctagcgggtattcagttgcaactggatctcacttatgaggttgttccgtcgcagatcatggattggaaggagcaacagttgaggtcgaagacgatacctttggttaaagtggcttggggagatccgttagctcaagatttctcttgggagcgagtagcggacatgagggagcagtacccatacttgtttgaatgatgaaggtatgtatcttaatcttggtcacagttggtttatgtgcttttatgtggcttgctttaagttggtggttggtctcgcaaatttcgaggacgaaatttgttttaaggggggaaggatgtgatgacccgctttcgcttgtattttcgctgaaatggttgtttttattttaattaatatattagcttatttattttaaattattgcgttttaaaattagtttttaatttaattgatgttgtgttttatttcttttagttgtttgcagtttttaatatctttgcggcggtttagtgttgttttcccggaatgaggattagacctcatcttctttccctacacctcttttctttttcctttttccttttttcctttttctcttttttcttctttctttttcctttctttttctcttttttctttctttttctttttttcctctccttcccgctcgaccccccgtccctctctctctctcctcctctctcacgccgaaAAGCTTCCCGCCCTCGAAccgctgccgtccggccaccgtgcggctcaccgccggcaccggtcgactcgtctccctccggcgcacctccccaccaaaacccactcccatccggccggccgtttgcccggaaaagcccttcaaaggccgcacgggttttgctccgatccgccgccgtcgctccacctccggccaccatttcttcaccacttcatcaccggtcccttgccgtcctaacccacctatttccggcctccaacgaccaccagaacagctcccacgagctagctttcctttttggaaaatccggcctctttccggcgttttcgccgccacccaccgccaaccaccacttccaatagcttcacaatcatccctagaccattccctatcgatcccaagccctagtttgtccccgttcaaaagtgggtatttcacaacccacggccacagtgatttttcactatAACGTTACTTTTTcatcgccgtttgcaacgccgggtgttttctaaaattgcgatatagcgctgtaagcattttccaaaccctattttcagatttaaatatatatcgctcattcaatttattttatctgctggttggttgattccggactgagtccgaggagttcgagggtcggatggatggaggacagagttgcttgatttattgttatatggttggttgtttgttttgtgcattgataattgcatttgcatggtgcatgcacgtgtattttattttatttgagaaatcctgttttgctggcgtgattggattttcgggtgcgtgtgtctcacgagcccaagccgggatgggttattatctcggtggagctcctctggtcactcaggagtggataatactgagtgacgtcccctgagttgtcgctgggcgacgacgggagcggggctagaggatggcccggccaggtacgcgcggggcgcgagtctcggcatcgctctactcaccgactccgtggcccttcgctggcgagggctagaggatggcctggccaggtacgcgcggggcgcgagtctgggcatcgctcgtttaggtgtcacatgcgtagtcgttacctgcggtgtggcacagagccagggtgtgcggatgatccctaggggagatcatggtgcatgcaaaactggattgtttttatggttttcgaatgtggaccattttctggaaaaatggcgagttttggttttgaggcttttgatccattttctgggaaaatggtggtttgggccattatctgggataatggcgaggattggttttaaggatatgtttttattgggccaaatgggtttttggcatgcgtggtaaaaatgtggttttgcgggacatgtgcattggcttttcttgcatccatgttgtttgagttctgtGTTTTTAtatggtggtgtttgggttttacttacctgcggtaccatttttggttccgtagcttttggtgcagagttcgaggatgaggaggaggaggctgagcccgaggatgcggccccgccgggttgctgatgttatgttttgtatttgatattatattatatgcgtgttttgtaatattttatttatgtacattttggaatagctttgtattaaacaagaaaaattctggtacatagttattgacttgcttttcgctgcgtttttctcgtgcactttgttgcctttgcacacacttggcacacgtcgttagggtggtgacccgtgatgtcatcatccgaacgtctcgatttctccgtgtccgtgcgtggggatttgggggcgtcacaattgcCCTTAGCCTTCAATTATAACCGCCCTTAGTCGTCAATTATGACTTAAGTTATACATAAACCgcttttgtactcctatatatatgggtatcattcacttgtataagttcaaagttttcattattGAATAACAACGTTTTctcttataatatcatttctcttttagtttcataacataTTATCAACACGAGGTTTTGTTAATTCTGAAACTAGTGGctttctacttcaagtaagtttttcaatatatcatTTGTAGTCTCCAATGtgagtattaaagattatatttcttattattacttgataaaactcTACGTTTATTCCCATAGTTTACATCTCAGATATATCTATGGTGAATTAATATtcccataatttatttttcagttatATCTGTGGGGAATATTATCTatagtgaattaaaattttcataatttacatttaagTTATATCTatggtcaatttttattcacataatttatatacaagttctatttattttttatacttgttatgaattattgatgataaaatttatcttgaaatagaaattaaacatccctgaaggatcgccctaaatcaataattttattgattatcttataataaaagATCTATTAATTCTGTGAGATAGTTTAAAGGAGTGATACGTATACCAAAAGATCGGGATCCTCCCAAAAGCTTgttatgattaatgcacctgaagttgcaaaattgaaattatataGAGAATAGTCACTAAAGAAtatctatttaaaatgaatgtctcgaatgtgcttctGAAGTAGAAATATCGAGTGTGAAAGTTCACAAGatattctaaacttatatcttATCTTTTAgtggctgagcaaaataatgaatttttgctaagaaatcattagtcacTCCTATTAACTCCACATCATTCTCTAAATTGAATGgtattggatttatatcattcCTAGAAACGAAtggttcatttttttaaaagaaaccaagagttttgacgtggtaatgaatatttttataatatttctatgATTTCAAGCTAAAAGCTACCAGCTATCTCTTTGAGaatatattatacaactattgaatcaaatattatgatgcatcaaaagtgatatgattcaaaaggTTTGTATGTTTTTAATGATTaacttgatcatccaaaatcaattatgataagtcgaataattttcatatggacttCTATAAAATaactagaagattcttttactataaagtcttcccaccatgagcggaaaaaaaaatttgcttgaaacaaataaaatgaaataattcgacattATCTTGATTATTATAGGTGAACTAAAagtttagatgataattaatttatagatgCAACAAGAttaaaatgtctcatattctaactgctaaaatcccagtgaggattgaagtcctcgtatgacaattaagaaatttagcagtctaatgaacataagacatgtctaaaagcgtggaagacctattgatacaaaagataaagcatcctaaaagagaaaaatacaaagaaaagaaattagtgctcctgaagaggtcgTACCCACAAACAAGTAATAAGATCTATCCAaactttctataaaaaattCTTTCATAATAAAAACTTTTGAAAAGTATAATCCTCCCAAAGAGTATCTTCTGAAAAATAATCATCTTGAAGAGGAAACTATTGAAGAGTACCTCCTGaaaaggtttttcatgaaatgtcttctctTGAAGAGAGACagatacctgaaaataacgagatctcgtatatttcatgagtattggagaaattctagatagaaataaaaccattgtcgacaacgtattttcatataagatggcacttgacattaccagaagtaatgaacaAAGTGCGCTAAGAACCGTCGAAaaataccgacgtaaaaatattggtcaaatttgaaaaaaacagttcttgcagaattgatatcactatagacttgtagtccaaacacctaagaggtgatgcttgttgaatatcagtagatatttgtataaaggaaatgaaaatgtgatatataaatcatgaaTCAGTTTCTCGCAGAAATAATATCGATATGCTTTTGAAgtggatgaaattatattaaggtttttattagcttgatagtTACCGAGCGTTTAGATATGTATGATTAACTGCATAagatatgaaatgcatgaagcatatagtcttgaagtacttattctatcaagtttcaaaaatccttatatgatctaaaacaatccaaataCATGTAGAACaagctatttttttatatattttcagtacCTAGATTAGtttttattgcagtttatataaatgatttaaatgtcattgaggttccagaagagctcatgaaaattgcatatatttaaaatataaattataaacctTTTTGGCTTCGAGGGGAAgataaatgaaattattagttctaaaatatcatctcttaaatgcaattattatttcagattcatattacggttttgtaaaaaatgtgcatgattaaaggagaaataaaatagagcacacagaacatctaccagaaaatagaaacacaacgtgaatatttgtaaaatattattttattatcttgaaacaaaattatagaaatttgaggctcttcgcctcattctttaaatgaTCTTGCTCTAATGGTTGtttaaacaaaattatgaaagcaagacaaaattacatatattgATAAAAGATACGCTAAACACAGATATCCTACAGTTATTTATTAGGCCGTGAAATTAAAAGCAGCTTGCCTCTACTCTCTTAGAAGTTGGACTTTTTCAGATATCCACGGTGAGATTAAATGTGGTTTGTCCTTATTCTCTAAGTATTTggactttttaaaatattcgttGCTTCTAATCCTGAAGATCACGGGCATACTATTTTAGCGTCTTATTCTTCTCCTTCAGTTTTTTGCTCTTACGACTCTTCACAGAGAGCTTCTAAtgcaattaaaatatttgattattgagttgATTGACCTCATTCACTTTAGTTAATAACCTCTGAGATATGGTCATAACAGAAGCAAAATACTGAACACTAAGAAATCTTGATTCTGAAATGATATCAGAATAACTCCTTCcagaaaaatgaatatatgcTCCTAATATAAGAGCAACATCTTCAGGTGAGTAAAAGAAAGGATAAAGGATCTATATTGCTTCACAAcgtctctcgtgaagcatctctctacaagagacaagaaaTGTAGTATCATAACCCTACGGTGCCTGACAACACCAAAAGAACTGTAAAATCCTACGGTCCTTGTCTAGTCTAAAAAGGTGGCCACCATTTTTGTTGAATATGAAAGTTGGTGGCTTAACTTTAATGACTTCtccactaactatgttattcacaagaactccagaagaacacaactccagaagagtagtgaatttaatgctaaaatgatcttgaatcaatatggGGGATTTGTTTActaaaacattaccaactgcatcatttaaagagttgatacacaatattgagatgAATCAACACAAAgacctttcactataaagtcttgaagcacttttatatggacaaatcTCATCCCCTAGGTATTctaatggttgttcgatcacttgatgtgcataAAGATCCATTTCGTTCTTatgaagacgatgaagaaagTTTTGGtcctgaagtaccttatctTAGTGAAATTGGAGCCCTAATGTATCTTGCAAGTTGCACTCggtctgatattgcattttcagttaatttacttacaagatatagttccgcaccaactcgaagacattagGATGGTATTAAACATGTCATTCGTTAGCTCCGAGGTACGAttgatatgatattattttatcaacatggatcaagtccacagttagttagATATGCAGATacaagttatctttcagatccacacagaggtagatctcaaactggatatgtatttacttatggaaattctactatatcatggagatctgtcaagcaAACACTATTTGGTACCttttcaaatcactcagagattaTTGCAATTCATAagaagaaatgtgaaattagTGTCAAGTAGATATGGTCAAGTAATAATCTagtagatttattcactaaagcattaccaactgcaatatttaagaagattgtgcagaatatTGGAATGCGAAGATTTCAAAATCCATCAtaatgcacttttcagggggagtaaatGTTTTGAAGAATAATGctaattgtactctttttcctttactaAGGTTTTTCTCATTGGATTTTCCtttacaaggttttaatgagacaatcctAAAGAGCTtggcggtacacatgaatactatactttttttccttcgccattgatttttttcccaTAAGGTTTTTACTTGACAaagttttaacgagacatattctttatatatggtCATTCAAATGGGGAGTGTTATAAACCGACTTGTATAACCACCTTTAACTGTCAATTATGACCTGTCTTAGCCGTCAATTATGACTGCCCTTAACCATCATAATTGACCGTTCTTAGTCGTCAATTATGACCGTTCTTAGCAGTCATAATTGACGTCTTTATGATATATGATCGTTCTTAGCTATCAATTATGACCGCTCTTAGTCGTCAATTATGACTTAAGATATACATAAATCGTTTttatactcttatatatatggatattattcacttatataaatttaaagtttttattcttaaataataatattttctcttattatattatttctcttttaatttcttaataatatGCATATTATTTCTTTGAAATCCATATATATTATAGCACCTTTTTAAATATTGGCATGCATGCGAGGTCAAGTTTTGTCCacatttcttgaaaaaacaaaaagttttgTCTGCATTTagaagataattttaaattttaaaattaaatattaaaatattatattttaatattattattgtgttggaatttgaaaaaattaagaaaaaattaaattatttattatattttatataaaaatttgataaaattataataataaaataaaaattttatatttaaaatgaaaaatctaaacaGCCAAACCGAAATTATCTGTCAACTATACGATAGCgccattctttttgtttttaacagATAGATATGGTATGGCTTGAAGCCATTGAGGACATGAATGTGCGGAGTACCAGCGAAGCCACGTGAGCAGTCACACATCGAAGAAGGTATAGTACTTAGCTAATGGCCCCCACTCATGATATCTGCCCACCTGTGCATGAGGTGACAGCTGCCAGCGGCTCTTCTCCACCACCACTTTTCTTCTTCCCTATTATACCCTCATGCATCCACCAATATATTCAGGAAATGATACAATATTTTCTGTAGCATTAGTTAGTTTAAAAAGAAACCGAGTAAAAAACCTAAAAAGTACCCACGCATGTTACTGgcattgtttatatatttttgttcaaaCAATCCAACTGGAGGGTAGAGAATGTCATTTGAAGGAGACGGCAGTGCGGGAGGAGATCAGGATGAACAAATGGGTTTTCTTGGTTATATAATTGCAAGCAGGGGGGTATTTTAGTGGAAAGTGTGTCTATATGTTGATGCATGTCTGTATTTGACGTTCATGTACCTTAATTTGGAGTAGACAGTTAGGTGGAACAGTTGCATTGAGCTGGACTTCAACTGGTTACCACCTTTGCCACGATAGAGACAGAGACTAGTTTTGAACTAAGAAAGAGAAACATATATTCTCCTTTGCCTGCATCTGGTTTCTCTCCCTAGCTATCCACACTTAATTTGTATGTCTCAATTTCTTTAGCGATTTCAAGTTCATTAACCTGAACTTTTTGTCTGTTTTGGAACCCTTgttgtgtgtttgtgtgtgtttaTATTTGATCTTCCTTGGTTTTGATCTTCTCTTTGTAGGATCAGCAACAGCCATTTGGTTGAATATATAATCGAAATGGGTTATTGGAAAGAAAAGGTTCTTCCAAAGATCAAGAAGGTTTTCGACAAGACTAGTACTGGTAACAAGAAGGCTGCTGCTTCTGAGGCATGCCAGTCGTTCGACGAGTctaaggtatatatatatgtaattgctTGCCGCTTTGAAATTTATTACTACTTTTATTCCGAAGATCAATAGAAACCATCAACTTTTTGATGTACTCATGCAGGCATATATGAAGAATAATTGCAGAAAATTCTGACATTCTTTTGATATATGGTTTTAGGAGCAAATCAATAAGGAGTTTGAAGGGAGGAGGACTGAGCTTCAACCTAAAGTCCTCGAGATATACGAGGCTTCTTCAGCAGAAATCAAGGTCAGATTATACCCAGCGCATTTGAAGCAATAACAGAACATATTTTCTATACAACCATCCCATTTtcattccatatatatatatatatatatatattaaggaaaaaatgaaaaaagagatgaataaaaatacaaagagtaaaactaaataaatcaaGTTTTCAACTGCAACAGACTTTTATCAAGGAACCTAAGGAGGCAGGATTGAAGAAGAACTCTGTTGTGGTTCACAAGTTCCTAGAAGAACTCGTGAAAATCGgtacgtatattatatatgatcatttttttttttccattattgATCCCTATGTATGTTTTGGAATTTCTCAGTAACTTCTTTTTGGCTCggactttattttataaacaaagGATCATCAGCGAGCATCGTTGAAACTTAATCTCCCTAGCTAAACTATGTTCACCACATTGCATACATGTACAGAATTTCCAGGATCAAAACCAGTATCTGAAGCATTTTCAAAGTTTGGGCCAGCTTTGGTGCCAGGACCAGTTCTCTTTGTCTTTGAAAAGGTATCAACATTCATAGTCACAGAAGAGAAAGTTGATGAGCCACCTCCAGCAGCAGCTACAACTGAAGAAGCAGGTGGCAATAAAGAAAAGGAGATCTTAGTTgtggaagaagagaagaaagaagaaaagaaggaagaggaagaggagaaaGAGGATGTGgagaaagtagaagaagagaTGATAGAAGTggcagtggaggaggctgagaaaAAAGAAGCAGCACCAGCTACAACCGAGCCTGCCAAGGGGAAGGAATTTGCAGAGCCGCCAAAGCCATGACAAACTCAAGTACAGGAACTTGCCTAAGAGTGAACTCtgtgagcttttttttttctaaaaccaaaacagcaatttgttattgtttgataatttccttccttaattttcttgtaatatcgattggatttgtttttaaggattaATTTCACAATTAATGATTTAAGTGTATATTTTTTGTGGATTTATTTGGATCATTCACAGTATAAAGGAGCGACGGTAGCTAAGTTAAACataataaattgataataaGAGGATGATGAATAAAAGGATATTAACAAATAACAATCCTCATTTACagattaattaatgaattaaaaagaactaTATTTATTTGGATTTAATTCTCACTCTGTGTT
This genomic interval from Carya illinoinensis cultivar Pawnee chromosome 10, C.illinoinensisPawnee_v1, whole genome shotgun sequence contains the following:
- the LOC122278867 gene encoding plasma membrane-associated cation-binding protein 1-like produces the protein MGYWKEKVLPKIKKVFDKTSTGNKKAAASEACQSFDESKEQINKEFEGRRTELQPKVLEIYEASSAEIKTFIKEPKEAGLKKNSVVVHKFLEELVKIEFPGSKPVSEAFSKFGPALVPGPVLFVFEKVSTFIVTEEKVDEPPPAAATTEEAGGNKEKEILVVEEEKKEEKKEEEEEKEDVEKVEEEMIEVAVEEAEKKEAAPATTEPAKGKEFAEPPKP